A genome region from Cucumis sativus cultivar 9930 chromosome 4, Cucumber_9930_V3, whole genome shotgun sequence includes the following:
- the LOC101219967 gene encoding protein CANDIDATE G-PROTEIN COUPLED RECEPTOR 7, with translation MANSPFRLPFLLLLLALLAFSSTAEIKSLKISSDNRPMILFEKFGFTHTGQVSISVSSVAVATSLAETDPSRLGFFLLSEESLLQVLLEIQQNPQFCVLDSHYIQRLFTFRDLSPPPQSSFSHSYPVTAPNEYSLFFANCAPETSVSMQVRTEVFNLDRDGSKDYLSAGLTQLPSLYFVFSLAYLAFLGLWIYAGITNKRSVHRIHLLMGGLLLMKALNLICAAEDKHYVKNTGTPHGWDVLFYIFQFIRVVLLFTVIVLIGTGWSFLKPFLQEKEKKVLMIVIPLQVLANVASVVIGETGPFIKDWVTWNQVFLLVDIICCCAIIFPIVWSIRSLRETSKTDGKAARNLAKLTLFRQFYIVVIGYLYFTRIVVFALKTIAAYKYQWVSNAAEEIASLVFYMVMFYMFRPVERNEYFVLDEEEEEAAELALRDEEFEL, from the coding sequence ATGGCGAACTCACCCTTCCGCCTCCctttcctcctcctccttctcgCCCTCCTAGCCTTCTCCTCCACCGCCGAGATCAAATCCCTCAAGATATCCTCCGACAACCGTCCCATGATTCTCTTCGAGAAATTTGGTTTCACTCACACCGGTCAGGTCTCCATTTCCGTCAGTTCCGTCGCTGTTGCTACCTCCCTTGCTGAAACCGATCCTTCTCGTCTTGGATTCTTCCTCTTATCTGAAGAATCGCTTCTTCAGGTTCTTCTCGAGATCCAGCAAAACCCTCAGTTTTGCGTTCTTGATTCCCATTACATCCAACGTCTATTTACCTTCCGGGATCTCTCTCCCCCACCACAGAGCTCGTTTAGTCATTCTTATCCTGTTACTGCCCCCAATGAATACAGTCTTTTCTTCGCTAATTGTGCCCCGGAAACATCGGTTTCTATGCAGGTTCGAACGGAGGTTTTCAATTTGGACCGCGATGGTTCCAAGGATTACCTCTCCGCTGGTCTTACTCAGCTCCCTTCgctttattttgtgttttctctTGCCTATCTTGCCTTCTTAGGGCTTTGGATCTATGCGGGTATCACGAATAAGCGAAGCGTTCACAGGATCCACTTGTTGATGGGTGGATTGTTGTTGATGAAAGCGTTGAATCTCATTTGTGCTGCTGAGGATAAGCATTACGTCAAAAATACAGGAACGCCTCATGGTTGGGATGTGTTGTTTTACATCTTTCAGTTTATTCGGGTTGTTTTGCTTTTCACGGTGATTGTTTTGATCGGAACTGGATGGTCCTTTTTGAAGCCGTTTTTgcaagagaaggagaagaaggtgTTGATGATTGTGATCCCACTTCAAGTTTTGGCTAATGTTGCCTCGGTTGTGATCGGCGAGACTGGGCCATTTATTAAGGATTGGGTCACTTGGAATCAGGTTTTCTTGTTGGTGGATATCATATGTTGCTGTGCCATAATTTTCCCCATTGTTTGGTCGATTCGATCTCTGAGAGAAACATCTAAAACCGATGGGAAGGCTGCAAGGAATTTGGCAAAGCTCACTCTTTTCAGGCAGTTCTACATTGTTGTGATTGGATATTTGTATTTTACACGAATTGTTGTTTTCGCACTCAAGACCATTGCAGCATACAAGTATCAATGGGTGAGCAATGCAGCTGAGGAGATTGCAAGCCTTGTCTTTTACATGGTGATGTTCTATATGTTTAGGCCTGTTGAGAGAAATGAATACTTTGTTCTCgacgaggaagaagaagaagctgcAGAGTTGGCTCTGAGGGACGAAGAATTTGAGCTTTGA